One genomic region from Lepidochelys kempii isolate rLepKem1 chromosome 19, rLepKem1.hap2, whole genome shotgun sequence encodes:
- the ZBTB8B gene encoding zinc finger and BTB domain-containing protein 8B — protein MEMQSYYTKLLGELNEQRKRDFFCDCSIIVEGRIFKAHKNILFANSGYFRALLIHYIQDSGRHSTASLDIVTSEAFSIILDFLYSGKLDLCGENVIEVMSAASYLQMTDVVNFCKTYIRSSLDICRKIEREAAFYQADSGSSSSAREGTSYGTKSQCSASISSLQEKERISDCQRDPPCGECSSCHPMELVVRDPVSSDSPDDINSSLPKGVVEPKVEFDSDEVEVEVGERLQQYPTPLSLEQMEEGLHSGQAMDLACNNYHMKQFLEALLRNSAAQRKDDVVHHFVRGFEGRPEDAGVAMSSMMDIHSDWYGEDTGDVLVVPIKLHKCPFCPYTAKQKGILKRHIRSHTGERPYPCETCGKRFTRQEHLRSHALSVHRSNKPIICKGCRRTFTSSLSQGLRRFGLCDSCTCVTTTHEDSMPINLSLMEPSSEGQEKGDTDNDWPIYVESGEENDPADDDDADDKQEIHRSLSDREALM, from the exons ATGGAGATGCAGTCATATTACACGAAGCTCTTGGGAGAGCTCAATGAGCAAAGAAAGAGGGACTTTTTTTGTGACTGCAGTATTATTGTGGAAGGCAGGATCTTCAAAGCTCACAAGAACATTCTGTTTGCTAATAGTGGCTACTTCAGAGCCTTATTGATTCATTACATTCAAGACAGTGGGCGACACAGCACTGCTTCTTTGGACATTGTTACTTCAGAGGCCTTCTCCATCATCCTAGATTTCCTTTATTCAGGGAAGCTGGATCTTTGTGGGGAAAATGTTATTGAAGTCATGTCAGCAGCTAGCTACTTGCAGATGACTGATGTGGTCAATTTTTGCAAAACTTACATCCGGTCATCGCTAGATATTTGCAGAAAGATAGAGAGAGAAGCTGCTTTCTATCAGGCTGATAGTGGAAGCTCCAGTTCTGCCAGGGAGGGCACTTCTTATGGTACAAAGAGCCAGTGCTCTGCCTCCATCTCTTCTCTGCAAGAAAAGGAAAGGATTTCTGATTGTCAGAGAGATCCTCCCTGTGGTGAATGTAGCAGCTGCCACCCAATGGAACTTGTGGTGAGAGACCCTGTAAGCAGTGATTCTCCAGATGACATTAATTCTTCTCTGCCCAAAGGGGTAGTAGAACCAAAAGTAGAATTTGACTCTGATGAAGTGGAGGTAGAAGTGGGTGAACGACTACAGCAGTATCCAACTCCATTATCTCTTGAGCAGATGGAAGAGGGGCTGCACAGTGGCCAGGCAATGGACTTGGCCTGTAATAACTACCATATGAAACAGTTCCTGGAGGCCCTGCTACGCAACAGTGCAGCTCAAAGAAAAGATGATGTAGTTCATCACTTTGTTCGGGGCTTTGAGGGTAGGCCAGAAGATGCAGGGGTGGCCATGAGTTCCATGATGGACATTCACAGCGACTGGTATGGTGAGGATACAG gtgatGTGTTAGTTGTGCCAATCAAGCTCCACAAATGCCCGTTCTGTCCCTACACCGCTAAGCAGAAGGGAATACTAAAACGGCACATTCGCTCTCATACAGGCGAGAGACCCTACCCTTGTGAGACATGCGGCAAACGCTTCACCCGGCAGGAGCACCTTCGGAGTCATGCTCTGAGT GTGCACCGATCAAACAAGCCAATTATCTGCAAGGGTTGCAGAAGAACGTTCACAAGTAGCCTATCGCAGGGATTACGTCGCTTTGGCTTGTGTGACAGCTGCACTTGTGTAACGACTACGCATGAGGATTCAATGCCCATTAACCTCAGTCTGATGGAACCTTCATCAGAAGGTCAAGAAAAGGGTGATACAGACAATGATTGGCCTATATATGTCGAATCTGGTGAGGAAAATGATCCAGCTGATGACGATGATGCTGATGATAAGCAGGAGATCCATAGAAGCTTATCAGACCGAGAGGCACTTATGTAG